GAGCAGTATGCATCGCATCGGGTGCTTATTCGGTCGGTTCAACTAAGATATGTTTGCTCATTTCCGCTGGAATGGGCAGATCAATCAAGCTCAGCATGGTTGGCGCAATGTCAGAGAGATTGCCGGTTTCACTGCATTTGGCTGGGCGGCCGGCAAAAACAAATGGTACTAAATTACTGGTATGAGCCGTGTGTGCTTGATCTTTACCAATATCATGCATTTTTTCGGCGTTACCGTGATCGGCGGTGATCATCATTTCGCCGCCAACGGCTTGCAAGGCATCCCAAACCTTGCCAAGGCAGGTATCCACGGCTTCAATAGCCGCCACCGCCGCATCGAAGTTACCGGTATGACCGACCATATCGGCATTCGCAAAATTACAAATAATGACGTCAAAGGTGTTGCTGTGAATTGCATCAACCAGTTTTTCGGCAACTTCCGGCGCGCTCATCTCGGGTTGCTGATCATAGGTCTCGACTTTTGGCGATGGCACAAGAATCCGGGTCTCACCTTCGTACGGTTGATCGCGACCACCATTAAAAAAGAAAGTCACATGCGCGTATTTTTCTGTTTCGGCAATACGTAATTGCTGTTTGCCATGATTGGCCAGGTAATCACCGAGTAAATTAGCAAAGCTTTCCGGCGGAAAGGCGATAGGTGCAGCAAAGTCTTTTTTGTACTGCGTCAGGGTCACATATTCAGCCAACGCAATTTGTCGCGGTTTAGCGAAGGCGGAAAACGTTTCATCAATAAAGCATTCAGTCAGTTCTCTTGCCCGATCAGAACGGAAATTCATGAATAAAACACTGTCGCCATCTTCGACTTTGACCGGTTCACCAATCACCGTAGCTTTTACAAACTCATCATTTTCATCGCGCGCATAGGCATTATC
The genomic region above belongs to Methylophaga frappieri and contains:
- the gpmI gene encoding 2,3-bisphosphoglycerate-independent phosphoglycerate mutase; its protein translation is MTQTPRPLALIILDGWGHSEDPAHNAILAAKTPVWDKLWQTCPRTLIHASGTGVGLPGEQMGNSEVGHMNIGAGRIIYQDFTRIGKAILDGDFFTNPILSAAVDKAVQADKAVHIMGLLSDGGVHSHVEHIQAMVKLAAQRGARQIYVHAFLDGRDTPPRSAHAALAAMAGTFTECGAGRIATMIGRFYAMDRDQRWNRVEQAYNLITEGEGSFHAETPEAGLDNAYARDENDEFVKATVIGEPVKVEDGDSVLFMNFRSDRARELTECFIDETFSAFAKPRQIALAEYVTLTQYKKDFAAPIAFPPESFANLLGDYLANHGKQQLRIAETEKYAHVTFFFNGGRDQPYEGETRILVPSPKVETYDQQPEMSAPEVAEKLVDAIHSNTFDVIICNFANADMVGHTGNFDAAVAAIEAVDTCLGKVWDALQAVGGEMMITADHGNAEKMHDIGKDQAHTAHTSNLVPFVFAGRPAKCSETGNLSDIAPTMLSLIDLPIPAEMSKHILVEPTE